Proteins from a single region of Scleropages formosus chromosome 22, fSclFor1.1, whole genome shotgun sequence:
- the fezf2 gene encoding fez family zinc finger protein 2, translating to MASSAPLETVMSMSSSCPRLEPRSGASAPPKALAFSIDRIMSKSSDPKGSSLHGPAAVDAPEGRKVLGVCSPVPCVIPLQPLGYDLHAKALMNYSDLWKAGFRGTLCASAATCKASCGLCGKADPGSRAPLLPRTTVIKPQVLHHTVAMPTSASLYYFNYLESGCHDLLGGRFFSPPGLASPGAPTALGARRTLLLLESAKLAAGGAAAAAAAAAAAAAAADTFPTPQYPHKEHLPGQLDQLVKEGHGASAEKQGAKTHGKQSHAPAEGKPKNFTCEVCGKVFNAHYNLTRHMPVHTGARPFVCKVCGKGFRQASTLCRHKIIHTQEKPHKCNQCGKAFNRSSTLNTHIRIHAGYKPFVCEFCGKGFHQKGNYKNHKLTHSGEKQYKCSICNKAFHQIYNLTFHMHTHNDKKPFTCGTCGKGFCRNFDLKKHMRKLHDSSSCVTSDSSRGLQS from the exons ATGGCGAGTTCCGCTCCTCTGGAGACGGTCATGTCCATGTCCTCCTCCTGCCccagactcgaaccccggaGCGGAGCCTCGGCGCCTCCCAAGGCGCTCGCCTTCTCCATCGACCGGATCATGTCCAAGAGCTCGGACCCGAAGGGCTCCTCCTTGCACGGCCCCGCCGCCGTGGACGCGCCCGAGGGCAGGAAGGTGCTGGGCGTGTGCTCACCTGTGCCCTGCGTGATCCCGCTGCAGCCGCTCGGCTACGACCTGCACGCCAAGGCGCTCATGAACTACTCGGACCTGTGGAAGGCTGGATTCCGGGGGACTCTGTGCGCGTCCGCGGCCACGTGCAAGGCGAGCTGCGGGCTGTGCGGCAAAGCGGACCCGGGTTCGAGGGCGCCCTTGCTGCCGCGCACCACGGTGATCAAGCCGCAGGTGCTGCACCACACCGTGGCCATGCCCACCAGCGCCTCCCTCTACTACTTCAACTACCTGGAGTCCGGCTGTCACGACCTGCTCGGCGGACGCTTCTTCTCCCCGCCGGGCCTCGCGAGCCCCGGCGCGCCCACGGCGCTGGGCGCGCGGCgcacgctgctgctgctcgagaGCGCGAAGCTGGCCGCCgggggcgcggcggcggcggctgcggcggctgcggcggcggcggcggccgcgGACACGTTCCCCACGCCGCAGTACCCCCACAAGGAGCACCTGCCCGGGCAGCTGGACCAGCTCGTGAAGGAGGGCCACGGCGCGAGCGCGGAGAAGCAGGGCGCGAAGACGCACGGCAAGCAGAGCCACGCGCCCGCCGAGGGCAAGCCGAAGAACTTCACGTGCGAAGTGTGCGGAAAG gtgTTCAACGCGCACTACAATTTAACCCGTCACATGCCGGTGCACACGGGCGCCAGACCGTTCGTGTGCAAGGTGTGCGGCAAGGGGTTCCGACAGGCGAGCACGCTGTGCAGACACAAGATCATCCACACACAG GAAAAACCTCACAAATGCAATCAGTGCGGAAAAGCCTTTAACAGGAGCTCCACGCTAAACACGCACATACGGATCCACGCAGGATATAAACCTTTCGTTTGCGAATTCTGTGGGAAAGGCTTCCACcaaaaag GAAATTATAAGAACCACAAACTGACGCACAGCGGGGAGAAGCAGTACAAATGCTCCATCTGCAACAAGGCCTTCCATCAGATCTACAACCTGACcttccacatgcacacacacaacgaCAAGAAGCCGTTCACGTGTGGGACCTGTGGAAAGGGCTTCTGCAGGAACTTTGACTTGAAGAAACACATGAGGAAACTGCACGACAGCAGCTCCTGCGTGACGAGCGACTCCTCCAGGGGCCTGCAGAGCTGA